AACTGATTGCAATTTAGGAGTGGTAGACTGAGTGCGCAAGCGCCCCTCCCTCACAATCTTGCGCTGCCTATCCTTGAGGCAGGTGGGGGCGGTCGTTATAGTGCGGCCCGATTTGTGCGGTGCAATGCCCGGGTACCCTTCCCACGGGGGCAAAGACCGACGCAGACCTTGGGAGAGGGTTCATGAGCGTTGCTTACGCGGATGAGTTGCGCGGCAAATATATCGATGAAATCGATACGGGCATGTCGGCGATCTATTCAAAGACGGTGACCGAGACCGATATCGTGCTGTTCGCGGGCTTGTCCGGCGACACGAACCCGGTCCATCTCGACGAGGAGTTCGCCAAGCCCACCATGTTCAAGGGCCGCATTGCCCATGGCATGCTGACGGCCGGCTTGATCTCCGCCGTGTTCGGCACCAAGCTGCCGGGACCGGGCTGCATCTATCTCTCCCAGACGCTGAAATTCA
This Rhodospirillaceae bacterium DNA region includes the following protein-coding sequences:
- a CDS encoding MaoC family dehydratase, which produces MSVAYADELRGKYIDEIDTGMSAIYSKTVTETDIVLFAGLSGDTNPVHLDEEFAKPTMFKGRIAHGMLTAGLISAVFGTKLPGPGCIYLSQTLKFKAPVRIGDTVVARCTAMVVDKEKGRATFATVATVGDTVVLEGEAMLLVPKRPA